In a single window of the Danio aesculapii chromosome 20, fDanAes4.1, whole genome shotgun sequence genome:
- the LOC130247541 gene encoding DNA (cytosine-5)-methyltransferase 3A-like — protein MSDTMDDQLAVGSQEEEEPAINLPSTPQQQHTDPASPTVATTPEPPPATCGEKVLTGIAPIHHEYEDGLGYGIGELVWGKLRGFSWWPGRIVSCWITSRGPAAEGSRWVMWFGDGKLSMVCVEKLLPLSAFSRIFHQTTYNKQPIYRKAIFQVLLTGGLRAGKPFPHCEYMNYTPEGKMEENETQAQQMIEWASTGFLPSGPKGLEPPPAERNPYTEVYPEMWEPEAASYTAPPPAKKPRKNSVEKTKIKEIIDEGTRERLMLEVKQKCRNMEDICISCGSLNVALEHPLFVGAMCQSCKNSFLECAYQYDEDGYQSFCTICCGGREVLMCGNNNCCRCFCVECVDLLVGTGCAQAAISVDPWNCYMCCSRNVFGLLRRRDDWTSRLQLFFANNHDQDFEPPTLYSPVAPEKRQPIRVLSLFDGIATGLLVLKDLGIQVDRYVASEVCEDSITVGMVRHFERITYIGDIRNITRKHIQEWGPFDLVIGGSPCNDLSIVNPARKGLFEGTGRLFFEFYRLLHEARPKEGDDRPFFWLFENVVAMGVSDKKDISRFLECNPVMIDAKEVSAAHRARYFWGNLPGMNRPLTAMMNDKLDLQDCLEHGRTAKFNKVRTITTRSNSIKQGKDQHYPVYMNNKEDILWCTEMERVFGFPVHYTDVSNMSRLARQRLLGRSWSVPVIRHLFAPLKEYFAC, from the exons GATGGCCTTGGATATGGCATTGGAGAGCTGGTGTGGGGGAAGCTGCGGGGTTTCTCCTGGTGGCCTGGACGCATCGTGTCCTGCTGGATAACGAGCCGCGGTCCAGCGGCTGAAGGCTCACGCTGGGTCATGTGGTTTGGGGACGGAAAACTGTCTATG GTGTGTGTGGAAAAGCTGCTCCCCTTGAGTGCGTTTTCCAGAATCTTTCATCAAACCACCTACAACAAACAGCCCATCTACAGAAAAGCCATCTTTCAAGTTTTACTG ACAGGGGGTTTGCGTGCAGGTAAACCATTCCCTCACTGTGAGTACATGAACTATACCCCTGAGGGAAAGATGGAGGAGAATGAGACACAGGCGCAGCAGATGATTGAGTGGGCCAGCACTGGGTTTCTGCCCTCTGGGCCAAAAGGCCTGGAGCCACCACCAg cgGAGCGGAATCCATACACTGAGGTTTATCCAGAGATGTGGGAGCCTGAAGCTGCTTCATACACGGCTCCACCCCCTGCCAAGAAACCCCGGAAGAACAGTGTCGAGAAGACCAAAATCAAGGAGATCATTGATGAAGGAACCCGag AGAGACTCATGTTAGAGGTCAAACAGAAGTGTCGCAATATGGAAG ATATCTGTATTTCCTGTGGAAGTCTGAACGTTGCACTTGAGCACCCTCTGTTTGTCGGTGCAATGTGCCAGAGCtgcaag AACAGCTTTCTGGAGTGTGCATATCAGTATGATGAGGACGGCTATCAGTCTTTCTGCACCATCTGCTGTGGAGGAAGAGAAGTGCTCATGTGCGGAAACAACAACTGCTGCAG gtgtttctgtgtggagtgtgtggACCTGCTGGTGGGCACTGGTTGTGCTCAGGCCGCTATTAGTGTAGACCCCTGGAACTGCTATATGTGCTGCAGCCGGAACGTCTTCGGCCTCCTGAGACGCAGAGATGACTGGACCTCACGACTGCAGCTCTTCTTCGCCAACAACCACGACCAGGACTTT GAGCCGCCGACTTTGTATTCGCCAGTAGCCCCTGAGAAAAGGCAGCCAATCAGAGTGCTGTCTTTATTTGATGGCATTGCTACAG GGCTGCTGGTGCTGAAGGATCTGGGCATTCAGGTGGATCGTTATGTGGCGTCGGAGGTCTGTGAAGACTCCATCACTGTCGGGATGGTGCGACACTTTGAGCGGATCACGTATATTGGAGACATCAGGAACATCACACGCAAACAT ATTCAGGAGTGGGGGCCGTTTGATCTTGTGATAGGTGGAAGTCCCTGTAATGATCTGTCCATCGTCAATCCTGCCAGGAAAGGCCTGTTTG AGGGAACCGGGCGCCTGTTCTTTGAGTTTTACCGGCTGCTTCACGAAGCGCGGCCTAAAGAAGGAGACGACCGGCCGTTTTTCTGGCTGTTTGAAAACGTGGTTGCGATGGGGGTCAGCGACAAGAAAGACATCTCACGCTTTCTGGAG TGTAATCCAGTCATGATCGATGCTAAGGAGGTGTCAGCCGCACACAGAGCCCGATACTTCTGGGGGAACCTTCCTGGCATGAACCG GCCACTAACTGCTATGATGAATGATAAACTCGACCTGCAAGACTGTCTGGAACATGGACGCACAgctaag TTCAATAAAGTGCGAACCATCACAACTCGCTCAAACTCCATAAAGCAGGGCAAAGACCAGCACTACCCGGTGTACATGAACAATAAAGAGGATATCCTGTGGTGCACAGAGATGGAGAG AGTTTTCGGCTTCCCCGTCCATTACACTGACGTGTCCAACATGAGTCGTCTGGCCAGACAGAGGCTGCTGGGAAGATCATGGAGCGTCCCTGTGATAAGGCACCTCTTTGCTCCACTGAAGGAATACTTTGCCTGTTAA